GTGGTGGCCGATCGCCCCGCGCGGAGTCGGGCGCGTCGATGCGATCGCCGCCGACGACACCGACCGCGACGGCGACCTCGACCTCCTCGTCACCGACGGCGGAAGAACCCGCCTCTTCGAAAACGAAGGGGGGAACGCCAACGACTGGCTCGACGTCGTGCTCGAGGGGCTGGCCTCCGGCTCCGGAAAGGTGAACCGCGGAGGCGTCGGCTCTCTCGTCGAGGTGAAGGCGGGCAACCTCTACGCGGCGCGGACCGTCTCCGTCCCGCCGACGCATTTCGGGCTCGGGAAGCGCGGGCGCGCGGACGTCGTGCGGGTCGTCTGGACGAACGGCATCCCGCAGAACCTGATCGATCAGAAAGGGCGGGCGACGGTTCGGGAGGTCCAGCAGCTCAAGGGCTCGTGCCCGTTCGTCTACGCGCTCGACGGGAGGAGCGGCCGGTGGAGCTTCGTTTCCGACGCGCTCGGGCGCGCGCCGATCGGGCTCCTGTACGACGGCGTCCATCTCGCGGGCGCCGATCCGCGCGAGTGGCTGAAGATCGACGGCGCCATGCTCTCGCCGGACGCCCGCGGAGTCGTCGCGATCGATTACACGGAGGAGCTCTGGGAAGCGGCGTTCCTCGACCTGGCGCGTCTCGTGGCGGTCGATCACCCCGACGGAACGGATTTCGTGCCGAACGAGCGGATGGTTCCGGGCGTTCTCGAAAAGAAGCTCTTCACCGTCGCCCGTCCGAGGCCGGTCGCGCGCGCCACCGAAGACGGCGAGGACGTCACCGATCTCCTCCGGGCGGCGGACCGCCGGTACGTCGTCCCCGGCCGCGAAACCGCGTACCAGGGAGTGCGCACCGAGCATGGCCTCGAGCTCGATCTCGGGCCGATCTCCGGCGCGGCTCGCGTGATGCTGTATCTCGAGGGGTGGATCTTCTACACCGACACGTCGATCAACGTTTCGATCTCGCAGCGGCACGATATCCGCCCGGAAGCTCCGGTCCTCGAGGTCCCCGACGGCAAAGGGGGCTGGCGCGTCGCGATCGAGGCGCTCGGGTTCCCCGCCGGGAAGACGAAGACGATGCCGGTCGATCTCACCGGGATCGTCGATCCGCGCGACCCGCGCGTGCGGATCCGCACGACGATGGCGATCTGGTGGGACGCGGCGTTCGTCACGGTCGACGACCCGGCGGTCCCGACGCGCGCGACCGCGCTCTCTCCGGCCCGCGCGACTCTCTCCTACCGCGGCTTCTCGCGCCGGTACCGCGAGACCCCCGAAGGCCCCGAGGTCTTCGACCACGACGCGGTCGATGCCGCTCCGCACTGGGCGGACGTGCCCGGGCGTCTCACCCGATACGGCGACGTCACTTCGCTGCTCACCGAGGCCGACGACCGCTGGGTCGCTTTCGCGGGCGGGGACGCGATCCGGATCGAATACGACGCGCGCTCTCTTCCGAAGCTCCCAAGAGGGTGGAAGCGCGACTGGATCCTCGTCTCGGACGGATGGGACAAGGATTTCGACAAGAACACGGTTGCCGGGACGACCGTCGGACCGTATCCGTACCACGCGATGCCGTCCTATCCGTATCCCGAATCGGCGCCGTTCCCCGATTCGCGCTTCCTCGAAGAATGGGTGACGCGTGCCGTCTCGCCGGAGAAGTTCGACGGGTGGGTGCGGGATTCGGGCGAGCCCGCGCTTCGGTGAAGAGAGCGCGGCTGTTCGTCGCGGCGATCCTCGTCGCCGGCTCGGGGCGGGCGCTCGCCGGCCCGCTGACGTTCTCGGACGCGACGAAGGCCGCCGGAATCCGGTTCAAGTTCCGGACGGACCTTCGCCGCGGCCGGATGATCGCCACGATGGGCGGCGGAGTGGCCGCCGCGGATTTCGACGGCGACGGCTGGACCGACCTCTTCTTCACCGGCTCCGCGGGGAACGCGAACAAGCCCCGGAGCGGGCCGTGCGGCGTGCTCTACCGGAATCGCGGCGACGGGACGTTCGAGGACGTCACGGAGCGCTCCGGCATCCGCGCCTGCGGGTGGCAGATGGGCGCCCACTGGATCGACGTGGACTCCGACGGCCTGCCCGATCTGGTGGTCGCGGGGCTCGACTGCACCCGCGTCTGGCGCAATCTCGGCGGCGGGAAGTTCCGCGACGTCACGCGCGAGCTCGGAATCGACGTCGGCCGCCAGTTCACGATCGGCGTCGCCGCAGGGGACATCGACGGAGACGGACGCACCGATCTCTACTTCCTCGGCTACCTCGAGACGACGCCCGAGAAGGAGCGCTCCTTTCCGCAGTTCCAGATCCGGCTGCCGGAGGACTATGCGGGCGAGACCGGGATCGTCTTTCGGCAGCGCGAGGACGGGCGCTTCGAGAACGTCACGGCTCGCACCGGGGGCGACGACGCGGGAGGGAAGGGGACCGGCGCGGTGCTCTTCGACTACGACGGCGACGGGAAGCCCGATCTCTTCGTCGCCAACGACCGGGTTTCCAACCGCCTCTACCGGAACCGCGGCGACGGGACGTTCGAGGACGTGACGGACGAGACGGGCGCGGGCGCCCGCGGCGGAAAGCCGCGCGCGGGAATGGGGATCGCCGTCGGGGACCCGTTCGGGAGCGGCCGTCCCGACCTGTACGTGACGAACTTTTCGGGGGAGACGAACACCTACTATCGCAACGTCGAGGGCGCGCTCTTCGACGACGCGACCGACCAGACCGGCACCGGCCGGCAGTCGTGGCCGTACGTCCAGTGGGGAACGCATTTCGCCGACTTCGACGACGACGGCCGCCCCGACCTCTACGCCGTCTCCGGGCACCTCGTGCCGCACGTCCTCGCGAAGATCGCGGCGTTCTTCAACGGGCGCCACCTCGCGGACATGTTCCAGGGGGACCAGTCCTATCGCGAACCGATCTCGCTCTGGCGCAACGACGGCGCGAAATTCGTCGACGCGGCCGCGGGATCGGGAGACCTCGGCCGGACGAAGATCTGCGCCCGGGGCTCGTCGGTCGCGGATTTCGACGGCGACGGAAGGCTCGACCTCGCGGTCGCGGCGATCTCCGGCGGTCCGCGGCTCTTCCGGAACTCGACCCCCGCGACGGGGCACGCGATCGAGATCCTTCCGGCTGCGGCGGACCGCCGGACGGCGCTCGGCACGAAGGTCCGGGTGACGGCCGCCGGGCGCGCCCAGACCCAGGAGTTCATCCTGCAGCCTTCCTACGCGTCCGGCTCGTGGGTTCCGCTCCATTTCGGCCTCGGGGCGTCCGATCGGGCGGACACGATCGAAGTGATCCCGCCGGGGGAAACGCAGCCGCGGTGGACGCTGCGCGGCGTCGCCGGCGACCGCGTCTATCGGCTTCGGGCCGGGGTTCTCGACGAAGTGCGGGCGTTTCGCCGGTGAAGGCCCTCCGCGTCCTGGGAATCGTCCTCCTCGGGCTCGGTGTGGCCGGCGCGGTCGCGTGGAACCTCCTGTTCGGCGAGGAGCGCTCGCGCCGCACGCACGTGACGGGGAGCCTGTTTCGCGACGTCACCGCCGAGTCGGGAGTTCGCTTCCGGTTCCATGGGGACTTCTTCGACGCGAAGCTGATCCCGACGATGGGAGGCGGCGTTGCGGCCGCCGACTACGACGGCGACGGATGGACGGACCTCTTCTTCGTCACGCAGATCGCGCACGCGAAGAACGGCGTCAACACGCGCCCGCAGCGGCTCGAGGACTGCGCGAAGCTGTACCGGAATCGCGGCGACGGCACCTTCGAGGACGCGACGGAGCGCTCCGGCATCCGCGCGTGCGGCTGGGGGATCTCCGCGATGTGGGCGGACCTCGACTCGGACGGATTTCCCGATCTCGTCGTCGGCAACTCCGGCGGGAACACGGTCTGGCACAACGAAGGGAACGGGACGTTCCGGCTCGTTCGCGATTCGGGACTCGAGGGCGGGAAGATGACGATCGGGCTCGCCGCGCTCGACGCGGACGGCGACGGGATCCCCGACGTCTACGAGGGGAACTACCTCGACACCGATCCCGTGCGGGAGGGGAAGATCGGTTTCGAGGTCAAGACTCCGGACGAATATCCCGGCCAGGACAACGCGTTCTTCCGGGGGCGCGGAGACCTTCGTTTCACCGACGCGACGGCGGAATCCGGGACGGCGGATCCGGGCTCGAAGACGATCGGCGCGGCCGCACTCGACTACGACGGCGACGGAAAGACCGATCTCTACGTCGCCAACGACCAGTGGCGGAACACGCTGTTCCACAACGAAGGCGGGGGCCGCTTCCGCGACGTCTCGGAAGAGACCGGCACGGGATATCCGCCGGAAGGGGCGACCGCGTTCGGACGGAAGACGCGTTCGGGAATGGGCCTCGTCGCGGACGATCTCGACGGCGACGGCCGTCCCGACCTCTTCGTCACCAACTATGCCGCCGAGCCGAACACGCTCTACCGGAACGTCGAAGGCGCTCTCTTCGAGGAGGCCGACCGGGCGGCGTTCGGCGGCGACCGCGACCCGTCGGTCCCTCTCTCGGGATGGGGCGTCGTCGCGATCGACTACGACAACGACGGACGGGACGACCTCGCCGTCTCGAACGGGCAGATCCTCCCTCGGTTCTGGACCGTGATCGGGTCCTGGATCAACCCGAAGGGGAGGAACTTCGCGGTCGGCGAGAAGAGCTACGCGCAGCGCCAGTTCCTCTTCCACAATCTCTCGCGTCCCGGGGAGCCCCGATTCGAGGACGTTTCCGTCTCGGCGGGAGACCTGGGGCGCCTCTGTTTCGTCGGCCGCGGGCTCGCGGCGGCGGATTTCGACGGCGACGGCCGGCTCGACCTCGCGTACAACCCGATCGATCGACCCGCGGTGGTCCTCCGCAACGCCGCGGCCGCGGGACGGGCGATCGAGATCCTTCCGGTCGCCGGCGCGGACCGGAAGACCGTCCTCGGGACCGTCGTGACGGTCGGCAGCCGGGCCCGGCCGTTCTTCGTCCAGCCCTCGTACGCGTCCGGTTCCTGGGTCCCGTTGCACTTCGGAATCGGGAGCGCGGAGAAGGCGGCCGTCTCGATCCGCTGGCCCGACGGAACCGTTCAGGATCTCGGCGACGCCCGGGCCGGAGCCTGGAAGATCCGAAAGGGGGGGAAGCTCGAGGCGCTGCGAAGAGCGGCGAGCGATCGACGGTGATCTCCCGGGGTCTCTTCAGCGCCAGGCGGAGCCGACCTGGATGTAGACGGCGCGCTGGCCCGATGGGCCGAATCCGACGTCGACCCCGCCCTGGAGACCGAGCTTTCTCGCGAGGAGGTAGCGGAATCCGAATCCGCACGCCCACACCGTTTCCGATGAGCCGAGGTCGTTCCAGGAGGGCGCCACCCTGCCGGCTCCCCCGAAGGCGAGGAGCATCCAGCGCTCGTCGATCCAGAATCTCGGCTCTCCTTCGGCGAGGAACGAGACCTTGTCCAGGTACTTGCCGGCCGTGAGGCCTCGCATCACGAGGGTCGGCCGCATGTAGAACGGCATGTCTCCCCACGCGTACTGCGTGTCCAGCCGCAGCCCGTAGCCCCAATGCTTCAGCGGCCGCCCGAAGAAGAGCGTCTGGATCCGGGCCCTTCCAAAAGAAGTGTCGCTTCCGAAGGCCGGCTCGAAGGCATTGCCTTCGCCGTGGACGAGGACGCCGCGACGCGGCGAGAGGAAATTGTCCCGGCTGTCGTATTCGACCATCCCGCCGAGGCCGCCGACGCTGCTTTCGAGCTCGCGTTCGGCGATCTCGGGGGGCAGCTCGCGGTCGAAGCGGCTCCTGGTCGAGAGATAGAGATACTGGAGGCCGGCGTAGAAGTTCGTCGCGCCGATCCTCGTCTGGAAGCGCTGGAACGTCGCCCCGGTCTTGATCGTGAACGCCAGGGGGTGGTCCTGGAGAGGACTCTCGGCTCCGAAGCCGTAAAACTCGAGGTTGAGATCGAGGTAGCCGACGGCGCCGGTCAGCCTGTACTGGTCGCCGGAGAAGGGCAGCAGGTAGAAGCCCGCTCCTCCCCAGGTGCCGTTCTCGGTTCCCGCGACGACGCCGCCGTAGATCGTCGGGGTCGGGCGCCCGGAGGAGATCTCCCGGGGTCTCTTGATGAACACCGGCGCGAGGCCGCCGCCGAATCCGACGGCGGGCTCCGTGATGACGACCGGCACCAGCAGGATTCCCGACCGGCTCTGGAGATAGTCGGAGAGGTCGAGGCGGCCGTCCTCGGGATCCTCGAACCGGGCGAAGAGGCCGCCGCCGGCCGCCGGCGACGACAGCAGGCCGGCGAGAATCGCCGCGCAAAGCATCCTCCGCGGGCTCACCCGGTTCTTTCGGCGGCCGCCCATCGCTCGGATCTTCGGGGACGCGGCGCGACGGCGGCAGAGCCAAGTTACCCATTTCGGGAGAAAGCGTTCCGACCCCTCCGATTCGGCGCGCCGGCGCCGGCACGTCGCTCGGCAGGATTTCGTGTAGTGTTCGGGAGGCGGCCGCGGCGCGGAGGCCGGCTCGAGTCAGAGCATGTTCGGCGGCGGATCTCCCGAGTCGCCGGCGGTCACTGCTTCTCGATCTCGTTTCCCTCGATCCACCGATAGCGTCCGGGTCCGACTGCCTGGGCCTTCCCCTTCGTTCCGTCCGGCCAGACGACTTCGACCGATTCGGCCGAGGCGTTCTTTCCCAGCCCGAACGTCAGGGTCTTTTCGGAAGCCGACGCGTAAGATTTCGCGGTCGAGACCATCCGCACCTGCGGCTTCCCACCGATCGTCGCGGTCACCTTCGCGCCGATCGCGTCCCGGTTCGACTTGCCGGAGCCTTCGAGCGTGACGCGCAGGCTCCGGGCGGGTTCATCGAGCCGGTTCAGGAAGACGTGCGCCGGGCCGCCGTTTTCGACGACCACGACGTCGAGATCGCCGTCCCCGTCCAGGTCTCCGTACGCCGCTCCGCGCCCGACCATCGGGATCGCGAGCTTCGCCGCCGCGGTCGCGTCCGACATCTTCCCGTCCCCCGCGTTCCAGTAGAGCGTCGGCGCTTCCCGGTAGGAAACCGCCTTCTGGACTTCCTGGATCGCGTTTTCGACGTGCCCGTTCGAGAAGAAGAGATCGGAGCGGCCGTCGAGGTCGTAATCGAAGAAGAAAACGCCGAACGTCAGCGACAGGAGCGAGTCGCGCCCGATTCCCGACGACGCCGAGAGGTCGAGGAACACGTCGCCGCTGTCGGTCCAGTAGAACGACTTCAATTCGTTGGAGAAGTTTCCGATCGCGAGCGCCGCCCCGCCGGGCTTCGCGTCGGACCAGTCGATCCCCATGGCGCCGCGCGACCTCCCCGCCTCGTTGACGGCGATCCCCGCCTCGACGGCCACGTCGGTGAAGGTCCCGTCGCCGTTGTTCCGGTAGAGGTTGTTCGGCGCCGTGTCGTTGGCGACCGCGAGATCGATCTTCCCGTCGCCGTTGTAGTCGTACGGCGCGACGCCGAGCGCTTTCGCGTTGGCGGTGCCCACGCCCGCGGCCTTCGTCGCGTCGCGGAATTTTCCGTTCCCCTCGTTGTGGAAGAGGCGGGAGGACGTCCCGTCGTAGCGCTCGGGGGTGCAGTACGATTTCGTGGTTCCGTCGAGCGAGCAGAAGATGTCCTTCCCCGGACTCCAGTCGACGTACCGCGCGAGGAAGAGATCGAGCCTTCCGTCGCCGTCGTAGTCGAAGAACGCCGCCGACGTTCCCCACCCGGGATCGCCGGCGCCCGACGCCTTCGTCACGTCCTCGAATCGGCCCCGGACGTTCCGGAAGAGGCGGTTGCCTCCCATGTTCCCGAGTCCGGTGACGTAGACGTCTTCCCATCCGTCGCCGTCGAAGTCCCCGACGGCGGCGCCCATTCCGTAGAGGACCTTCTCGAGCCCCGCCTGCGCCGTCACGTC
This sequence is a window from Thermoanaerobaculia bacterium. Protein-coding genes within it:
- a CDS encoding CRTAC1 family protein, which translates into the protein MKRARLFVAAILVAGSGRALAGPLTFSDATKAAGIRFKFRTDLRRGRMIATMGGGVAAADFDGDGWTDLFFTGSAGNANKPRSGPCGVLYRNRGDGTFEDVTERSGIRACGWQMGAHWIDVDSDGLPDLVVAGLDCTRVWRNLGGGKFRDVTRELGIDVGRQFTIGVAAGDIDGDGRTDLYFLGYLETTPEKERSFPQFQIRLPEDYAGETGIVFRQREDGRFENVTARTGGDDAGGKGTGAVLFDYDGDGKPDLFVANDRVSNRLYRNRGDGTFEDVTDETGAGARGGKPRAGMGIAVGDPFGSGRPDLYVTNFSGETNTYYRNVEGALFDDATDQTGTGRQSWPYVQWGTHFADFDDDGRPDLYAVSGHLVPHVLAKIAAFFNGRHLADMFQGDQSYREPISLWRNDGAKFVDAAAGSGDLGRTKICARGSSVADFDGDGRLDLAVAAISGGPRLFRNSTPATGHAIEILPAAADRRTALGTKVRVTAAGRAQTQEFILQPSYASGSWVPLHFGLGASDRADTIEVIPPGETQPRWTLRGVAGDRVYRLRAGVLDEVRAFRR
- a CDS encoding CRTAC1 family protein, with protein sequence MKALRVLGIVLLGLGVAGAVAWNLLFGEERSRRTHVTGSLFRDVTAESGVRFRFHGDFFDAKLIPTMGGGVAAADYDGDGWTDLFFVTQIAHAKNGVNTRPQRLEDCAKLYRNRGDGTFEDATERSGIRACGWGISAMWADLDSDGFPDLVVGNSGGNTVWHNEGNGTFRLVRDSGLEGGKMTIGLAALDADGDGIPDVYEGNYLDTDPVREGKIGFEVKTPDEYPGQDNAFFRGRGDLRFTDATAESGTADPGSKTIGAAALDYDGDGKTDLYVANDQWRNTLFHNEGGGRFRDVSEETGTGYPPEGATAFGRKTRSGMGLVADDLDGDGRPDLFVTNYAAEPNTLYRNVEGALFEEADRAAFGGDRDPSVPLSGWGVVAIDYDNDGRDDLAVSNGQILPRFWTVIGSWINPKGRNFAVGEKSYAQRQFLFHNLSRPGEPRFEDVSVSAGDLGRLCFVGRGLAAADFDGDGRLDLAYNPIDRPAVVLRNAAAAGRAIEILPVAGADRKTVLGTVVTVGSRARPFFVQPSYASGSWVPLHFGIGSAEKAAVSIRWPDGTVQDLGDARAGAWKIRKGGKLEALRRAASDRR
- a CDS encoding CRTAC1 family protein; translated protein: MRKRLVSLVLLSGLVPACRKAAPPPPAKIAPVVEAKVPPVRFEDVTARTGISFAHVNGAAGKKWMPETMGGGVAIFDYDNDGRNDVLLVSSAYWPGDPRARSQKSSLALFRNEGNGPDGVPRFRDVTAQAGLEKVLYGMGAAVGDFDGDGWEDVYVTGLGNMGGNRLFRNVRGRFEDVTKASGAGDPGWGTSAAFFDYDGDGRLDLFLARYVDWSPGKDIFCSLDGTTKSYCTPERYDGTSSRLFHNEGNGKFRDATKAAGVGTANAKALGVAPYDYNGDGKIDLAVANDTAPNNLYRNNGDGTFTDVAVEAGIAVNEAGRSRGAMGIDWSDAKPGGAALAIGNFSNELKSFYWTDSGDVFLDLSASSGIGRDSLLSLTFGVFFFDYDLDGRSDLFFSNGHVENAIQEVQKAVSYREAPTLYWNAGDGKMSDATAAAKLAIPMVGRGAAYGDLDGDGDLDVVVVENGGPAHVFLNRLDEPARSLRVTLEGSGKSNRDAIGAKVTATIGGKPQVRMVSTAKSYASASEKTLTFGLGKNASAESVEVVWPDGTKGKAQAVGPGRYRWIEGNEIEKQ